The DNA window tgatgttgacttCAAGGGTGACTGCCTCGAGGTTATGGAGTACCGCCACGACTGGGCCAGCTTCCGCTTCACCATTGGCCTCATCaagttcttcctctttggcATGATTCCTGAGGTTATCATGCACACTCGTTCTCAGGGTATGTGCTCCAATTAAGGATCAATTGAAAGATACACTAACATACCACAGACGAGGAGCAGGTCCGTGACCACTACGACCGTGGTGATGACTTCTACGGCTGGTTCCTTGGTCCCCGCATGATCTACACTTCTGGTATCATCTCCGACATCAACCGCGAGGAGACTCTTGAGGAGCTCCAGGACAACAAGCTCACTGTCGTTTGCGAGAAGATTGGCCTCAACAAAGGTGACTCTATGCTTGATATTGGCTGTGGTTGGGGTACTCTTGCTCGCTTTGCCAGTGAGCAGTATGGCGCCCACGTCACCGGTGTCACTCTTGGCCGCAACCAGACCGCTTGGGGTAACAGCAGCATGCGCAAGGCCGGCATCCCCGAGGAGCAGAGCAAGATTCTCTGCATGGATTACCGTGATATTCCCGTTCCCGAGGGTGGCTACAAGAAGATCACCAGTCTTGAGATGTCTGAGCACGTTGGTATCCGCCACTTCGGCAGCTTCTTGAAGCAGGTTCACGACAtgcttgacgatgatggtgtcttcttccttcagtACGCTGGTCTCCGTAAGGCTTGGCAATACGAGGATTTCACCTGGGGTCTTTTCATGAACAAGTACATTTTCCCTGGTGCTGACGCTTCTACTCCTCTCGGATGGGTTGTTGACAAGCTGGAGGGTACCGGTTTCGAGATCAAGCACATTGATACCATCGGTGTTCACTACTCTGCTACCCTCTGGAGGTGGTACCGCAACTGGATGTCCAACCGcgacaaggttgaggctAAGTACGGCAAGCGATGGTTCCGTATCTGGGAGTACTTCCTTGCCTACTCCACCATCATCTCTCGCCAGGGCAGTGCTACTTGCTTCCAGATCACCCTggtcaagaacatcaactcCACCCACCGAGTTGAGGGTATTGAGACCCAGTTCGCCATCACCGGAGCTCTTGACAACTGCCGCGCTGATCTCCAGTCGTGGGCTTCCAGGAACAACGTCAAGACTCCCTCCGAGTACCTGTAAAGGTATGATTGAGAGGTTGACAGCGACTGGTCAAATCTTGAGCCGTGCCAGACACGGCAAGAATTCAATGGGATGTCTTATGATAAGAGGCCAGCTTTGAGTCTTGAGTTACTTATGTGACGGACAGCTCAGGAAACGGGAACTGGATCTATCTGCATATTTAACCCGGAATGCGCCCCCTTGGCCGATAGAGTCGGTTGAGGCTGGTCCAGTCGCAAAGGGCAAGCTTCATGTGTTTCATGATAGATGTGTAACGGCAGCATAAAACAAATGGAATGGGCATGGATGAGTATCTATACAGATGCTATATAAGGGATGAATTGAAAAGTTTATTCGTGCTGACTCGGTCGCCTTGTTATTTCTTGCTTTACCATTGTTGAGATGTATCATGACTCTATGATCGGCTTATTGTGACGTGCACGGCCCGAAATCCGCGATTTGCTATGATCTTTTCAACTATGTATGAGCATGAAATAAGAATTGAAGCACTTTAATCTTTGCGAGCTTGTTTTAATTCGTTCTACGCTATGCTATCCGTACGTAGACAGAACATTTGTACATTTGCCGTTGGTTTTCATACAATTTTCCTAATTTTGGTTGATGATCTTTAAGCCGAGGCTTTCCCAGTGTAATACTTTTGACTCGGCAACTATTCTAATTGCAAATCAGCAACCAACATTATACTGGACTCAGAGTCTTTATACATTCAATATCAAgagatctcatcatgaagtcATTATCGATACTTAACCACCGTTGCGGTCCTGTATTTAGCAGAGCCTATACCacaaaatcatcatcatccataaTCTCATCACTCAAAGCCCACCCACCAAAGATAATAGCAGACTATCTGACTCCAATGCCCTCTCATCTCCTCACCACCACAATTAACGACCTTCTATATCCTTCGCCCACGGAGTCAGAAATATCATCGCCTCCTCGCGCTCTTCCCCAAGGCCATCATCTTGTCTACTTCCCCATCCAATTGCCTCCCTCGCGTCTCATTCCTGATGGCGCAGATCCTGATCATTCGCCTGGCCCGCCTTATACGCGGCGTGTATGGGCAGGCGGCGAGGTTGTTTTCAgaggagatgagatgaagcttGATGCGAGACCGGCGATCTGTAAGGAATCGATTGAGGATGTTACCTTGAGAGGCAAAGAGGGCGAGGAGAAGGTGTTTGTTGATGTCTGGAGGAAGTATGGAACCGGTCATGAGATTGACGGGAGGACAGAGTGGGATATCGAAGAGAGGAGGACGTTGGTGTTTATGAGGGACGAAGAAGGGTCTGCCTCGCCACCTTCACCTCCACGTTTGCTCAAGTGTAAGGTTTCTCCATATCAAGCTCCAGGATCATCATTACTGACACCAATCTCAGACCCTCAACCACCGAGGTACTCAACCTCGCTCACACCTTCACCGATACACCTCTTCCACTTCTCAGCGCTCTCATTCAACGCTCACTCTATTCACTTCGATCCTCAGTTCGCGCGAGAAGTTGATGGTCACCGAGCACTTTTGGTCCATGGCCCGTTCACTCTTGCTCTGATGCTTCGCTTCCTCAACGACCGAATCGGCGCTGGTGTAGCCGTATACAAGTTCAGCTACAGGAACTACGCGCCTTTGTACGTCAATGAGCGCATGACCATTAATATCCGCAAAGTTTCGAAAGAAGACGGCGCTGAAGGACGATGGGATGTTTGGATCGAGGGGCCACAAGGAGGAATGGCTGTCAAGGGAACAGCGGATGTTGCCACCAAGTAACGACGAATTTGATATGATATTTTAGTTTGCTATAGATGATATGACTGGATATAAGAAAATGCCGACATGCTGCAATATGATTGTCTAACCAAAAGACTGGCATGGACTGAACGCCCCAGGTGACACCGCTCTATTCTCCATTATCCTAATTTTCGTTCCTTTCCTATTGATAGATAACACAAGAGTTATTCTGCCTAAAATGCGACAGAACCTCTTATCTGCACACATATCATACACGCTTCTAGCCATCAATACATCTAATCGGCCCACCCGAACACCTCGCCAAGGGACAAGGTGTTGCTACGCAGGCCAGTCAGAGTGACGAGAATAGTcaccagatcaagaacgAGCAGGACGGTGCTCGCAAGCATGAAGCGGGGGCTGAATACACGATAGAGCATCAGGTGACGGCGcagccagccagcccagCTCATAGTAGCCAGGGCTTCAACGGCATAgtagatgatgaagacgccGATGCCGCGGGTGGCTGTCTCTAAAACTCCCTTCTGCTTGGGACCGACCTTCCACAGAGCGAGCAGTGGTACAGACGCAGCAGCGATGATCTGGCCCGCAAAGCTGTTAAGGATAACCACGATAGGGGTCCAAGGGTAGCGGATGCTAAAGAGAGGGATGAAAGCGCTATCCCACTGAATGCTGGACAGTACAGCCTGGTGGCCCGTCTTGAAATAGTAGAAGTTTCCAAGTACAGCAAGCATAATGGGCCCAATGGGGTTGGTCTTGAGCTCGTTGAGATCCAAAAGCTCAGCCAGGGTAAGAATCTGCCAGAACATAAGAGCAAGGGCACCACCGCCCATGGGCTTCGAAAGGAGGAAGCATCCCAAAAGAAGGTTAAGCGGGAGCAACAAGTAGCGAGCACCAATAGCGTTACCATATCCAATAATAGTGACAACAGGACGACCGCCAGCTCCAGCAGATTGAAGGAGGGAGACGCAGGGAGGCGCCCAAACAAAAGCAGTGCTTCCGGCAATGAAGGCGAGAGCGAGGACAATCTGGGCTAGATAAACTCCAATGGTCTTGGGGGTTCCTTCGGCGAGACGTCCCTCGAGCCAGCCGCCATTGTCAGCGGCATCAATAACCCAGTACAAGGCAGACAAAAACAGGCCTCCACGGATGACATAGCCAATCCAAGTTGGGGCCAGACCCTCATACGACCTGCTTGTGACGAGGAAAGATTTGATAATGGCTGGAAGAATAAGGTATACACCAAAAGGGATGGCAAGCTGCCAAATTgcagaggttgaagaggtcGAAGAGGCGTAGTACGTAGAAGTGCAGTACGGCATCTGCTCTTCGCGACAAAGCTTGGAATACGAGGCGAGACGGCCGAGAATGATAAAGGCAACAGAGTGGTAAATGCCTAGATATCTCTCCCGTCGAGCCTCAATGCGGAATGCAGAGACTGCACTGGCCACACCAAAAGTGGtgataaaaaagagaaggattGAATCTTCCCAGATGGTGTAGGAGTTGGAAGCAAACCCGATCGATTGGCTAATGGTGAAAATCACAGCCAGCCAGCCCCAGAAAGTCGAGGGGAAGACATTGAGAATACTCCTGCCTGCATCATGCAGGGAAGAGCTGAGACCAGCCATGAAGAGCACTGCAACGAGAGCAGCAAGGCCCTCGATAGGCTGCTGGCGATACAGGCCTACACCTGTAAGAACAGAGACAGTAAAGAGAATCTTGGGGTCCCAAAGCCCCTTGAGGATCTGTTTGTGCAAGACTTCCACTGTCTCAGGCTGGTTCTCCTTGAAAGCCAAGAGTTCCAGCTTTTTCTCGGCATAGTCGAGCTCGGCGTCATTCATAATAACGtactcatcttcctcctcccgAGATGAGTACATCAAAAGCAAGACGAGGCCAAACCCAAAGACGACAATACCCATGATCATACGAGGAACATCGAAGCGTGCCCAGAGGTCCTTGCAGACAGATAGAGTAGTCTCCTGGAACTTGGTGAAGGCAACGTAAGCATCGCGATCATTCTTGGCAATAACGCGAGCAGCCTCCCAAAGAGCAGCGGGAGACTCGGCGCCGTCGGCCTGAGTCAGTCCTCGGGCCTTGTGGTAAGATGCCTGGTATCTCTCAATCCCAGCTGCAGCAACACGCGAAACAGTGTTGAGGTTACGCCAGTCGTTGCCCTTGGTACCAGCAAACGCCTCCTCAATTGGTCCTCCTAGGTTATTGAAGGGAATAGGAATACCAAGAAGCAGCGCGAGGGTAGGAACGAGATCAATCTGGTTCACTGGTCGAACCTTGGCGTTGGGGGGGGGAATAGCAAAGTCGGAGGAGGTTCTGCCAAAGAAGGGCTTCTTTGAGTACATCCAGAGAGCAGCCTCAACTTCGTCGTCGCTCTCACCGCCGTGATCACCCTTACTGTCCATACCGTGATCGCCCATGACAACAAGAAGTGTCTTATCATCAATGCTCTCGACAAGCTTGCGGATAAAGTCGTCCATCTGGCGAAGCTTGGCTCCCATGGCAGGGTGATCAGGTCCGTATCGGTGACCAGCAtggtcaacaccaagacaaTGTCCAATAAGAAGATCCCATTCGCCCTTTCGCTCCTTGTTCAATAGCGGGAAGATGTTGTCAATAACGCCGTTATCAACAGTGTGGAGATCCCAGACGTTGAAGCTGTCATAGGCCTTGCTAATATTGGGCTCGAAGTAACCAGGGAAGAGAGACCACCACGtatcatcgccaagatgaGCAATCTTCTTGCCAGCGTCCTTCAGCTGCATCAACAAGTTGTCTTCCTCGATAGCCGCGCCAGCAAAGTTgcttccaacatcaacaaaagTAGGCAGTGTTCCCGTCGTGAGACCTTTGAGTCTCTGCATCGTCGCGGTCGGAGGATCAGCGATAAAAGGGCGAAGGAAGGAATTCTGAGGCGACTTGACAGCTGTCTCGTAGAGGTAGGGGAAAGCATTGTGGAAGTGCTGAGCTTGCGCCGGATCCTCGGGAACAGTAAAGTCGTATCGAAGCGCGTCAATTAGAACGACAACGGCTCTGTCGAAAGACTTAGGGTGCCAGCAACCGCGATCGACATTCAATGAGCCCTTGGTGTTCTCAATTGGAGGTAGTGTGCAGTTCGACTTGTCCTCCAGCACCAGCCGTGTCAACAAGAAACCACTTGTGAAGAGCCAGATGCCGAGCGCGTGGATAGCTAGCAGGACGACCCAGAAGGCAGCAGTCCATCGCCAGCGCTTCTCATATGTGTTTTGCCGTCTCTTGTCGAGCGCTTCGCGTCGTCGCTCCAGAACCTCTACGTTCTCTTCGGTGGGAGGGAGTCCGAATTTTGCATTGGCGGCTTGTTGAGCAGCACGAGCTCTTTCAGCTTTAGCCCATTGTTCCGCAATCTTCTGATGTTCGGTCTGgggaggctgctgctgagccttGGGCTTAGCCTTTGGCTTCTGTGGCATCTTGAATGTTGTTAGGTCTGGTAGTTAAGAGTTAGGGAACGTAATCGCTATCGACGGGGAGGAATTGGGGCCGGGTTCAGGGCCATTGAGATGCCCGAGCAGCGCAAGATTGGTTAAACAAAAAAtaagaaggaaaaaggaaagggaaaaaagatTAAATGACGATAGTGGTCTCTGCTGTGAGGGACTTGAATGTTTAGCAGAAGAGCTGTCGACCCTGGTGGATTGTTCAGTGGAGCTCTAATGGAAGAGAGTGGAGTCATCAGAATTGGATACTGACGACACACAGgagcttcaacaccaagctcagTACGGAGTAACTATAAGCCAATCATTATCACATCCAAGCTGGCCAAGGTCGGTCCAAGCACCTCACTCAAATACTAGCTTCACGGTAAACATACATCACACCGAATTCACTATTAGACACACTTTATATGGATGAGAAGCGCAATTCTGAATTCATTATCGTCAATCCTTTGTGGATCCCTCCAAACTCTAGTAATAAGAAAGTTGCCATATATCAAGTTATCATTCTCAAGCCAATCAATTCGTTCATTGACATCAGTATCGTCCTCCAAGTCTATCTGCAAACATTGAAATCGACGTGACGTGACGTGACGTTACAAAATTCACAAATCTCCCTCCAAGAACGCCGCCCATGCTAGGATCCCGTCCCACGATGCATATCTTTTCACCAGTCAATCGCTCACCTGTCAGCTTGAAGTCGACAGGCAAACGAGAGACACCAAACTCTCAATCCTCTGCCTTTTAGTCAAACATATCAACATTGGTAGTGGCGGGTGGTTCTGCAGTAGGTCCGCTTGCGCGTCTCCTTTCAAGTCGACGCCGTTGTCGTCGATTTTCTGCTGCGGCTGATCCGTCAACTGGCCCTTCCCCAGCAGGTCCAGGGGGCGAGGTGTTGACAGATGGAGTGATACCACTCCAAGTGCCATGGCTCTCAGCCAAACTAGACACTGTTTGGCCAAAAGGGGCCGAAGCTCCTGGCAGTAGTGACGCGGGCGTTTGTGCCTGTGTAGGCTGTCCAGAGTAATACGCGGAATCTTTGCCTCGTCGTTTTTGCTTGGCAAAGGAAGGGTTCGGGGGGGACAGAGGCGGCAtggcatcctcctcttcagctcttcGCTCGGCAGCCGTCTCAGCTCGCTTTTGGCTGGAGTCTCTTCGATAACGTCGGCGGTACGAGGGAGACTCGAGTCCAGAGATGCTGCTGACAGAGTCTCTTCGGCGCGCTGCCTTTGCTTCCTCCTCTGTAAGTCGTCGGAGGGTCACGTTCCTGTCTTTATCATCATGTaccttcatcttgacacTGACACTGGCTGGGGATGCATAGCGTTCGTAACGCGAATCTTCCTCGCCTGGGGCAAGTCTTGATGTATCTCGGTCACCGGGCCGGCCTTGACGGGACCGCTGAGCCCGAGATCCTGGGGATATTCCTGAGGCCGTGGTTTCAGTGGGTGCCAGGATACCGTGGGGATCAGGTGGCATCGCAGGCATTGAGACATGCTCACTGCTGCGTCTCGAGTGGTTTCCTGCACGGCCGGCCACGGGTGGGAGATTTGATTGTGGGGGTAAAGTGCTCATTTCAGTAGGTGGGACGTAGTTACCTCGTGCAGGCCGGGGCTCAATGGTCGATTCCGACATCTCGGTTGATAGAAGCGTGTCCGTGGGAGGGTAGCCTGTTTGTCGACGTTCGATGGGCCGGCGACTGTCTCGTCTCGTGGGAGAGTCGTGTCCGTCGCCGCCGGTGAACCTGGATAACGAGGTGCCAGATCTCaagtcctcttcatcacgTAAGCGTTGCTCTTCCTTTGCTGCCCTCCTGtccgccatcttcttcgcaa is part of the Fusarium fujikuroi IMI 58289 draft genome, chromosome FFUJ_chr07 genome and encodes:
- a CDS encoding related to cyclopropane-fatty-acyl-phospholipid synthase gives rise to the protein MAEKSGVTGADFEFVKTPPYPKPDFDKLEDVGVPTTRYPAIKNAPLPADGSGADTFNNYVLISILVLVPWFLSRKVGGGFKTTIFFALIVDLPLLAAWWLVISSISPRKNEKVRLPNRGVEHYLEFKKEADRLKYRGSNKIPMETFHEMYFDGDVDFKGDCLEVMEYRHDWASFRFTIGLIKFFLFGMIPEVIMHTRSQDEEQVRDHYDRGDDFYGWFLGPRMIYTSGIISDINREETLEELQDNKLTVVCEKIGLNKGDSMLDIGCGWGTLARFASEQYGAHVTGVTLGRNQTAWGNSSMRKAGIPEEQSKILCMDYRDIPVPEGGYKKITSLEMSEHVGIRHFGSFLKQVHDMLDDDGVFFLQYAGLRKAWQYEDFTWGLFMNKYIFPGADASTPLGWVVDKLEGTGFEIKHIDTIGVHYSATLWRWYRNWMSNRDKVEAKYGKRWFRIWEYFLAYSTIISRQGSATCFQITLVKNINSTHRVEGIETQFAITGALDNCRADLQSWASRNNVKTPSEYL
- a CDS encoding related to phosphatidylinositol-glycan biosynthesis, class O protein (PIG-O) → MPQKPKAKPKAQQQPPQTEHQKIAEQWAKAERARAAQQAANAKFGLPPTEENVEVLERRREALDKRRQNTYEKRWRWTAAFWVVLLAIHALGIWLFTSGFLLTRLVLEDKSNCTLPPIENTKGSLNVDRGCWHPKSFDRAVVVLIDALRYDFTVPEDPAQAQHFHNAFPYLYETAVKSPQNSFLRPFIADPPTATMQRLKGLTTGTLPTFVDVGSNFAGAAIEEDNLLMQLKDAGKKIAHLGDDTWWSLFPGYFEPNISKAYDSFNVWDLHTVDNGVIDNIFPLLNKERKGEWDLLIGHCLGVDHAGHRYGPDHPAMGAKLRQMDDFIRKLVESIDDKTLLVVMGDHGMDSKGDHGGESDDEVEAALWMYSKKPFFGRTSSDFAIPPPNAKVRPVNQIDLVPTLALLLGIPIPFNNLGGPIEEAFAGTKGNDWRNLNTVSRVAAAGIERYQASYHKARGLTQADGAESPAALWEAARVIAKNDRDAYVAFTKFQETTLSVCKDLWARFDVPRMIMGIVVFGFGLVLLLMYSSREEEDEYVIMNDAELDYAEKKLELLAFKENQPETVEVLHKQILKGLWDPKILFTVSVLTGVGLYRQQPIEGLAALVAVLFMAGLSSSLHDAGRSILNVFPSTFWGWLAVIFTISQSIGFASNSYTIWEDSILLFFITTFGVASAVSAFRIEARRERYLGIYHSVAFIILGRLASYSKLCREEQMPYCTSTYYASSTSSTSAIWQLAIPFGVYLILPAIIKSFLVTSRSYEGLAPTWIGYVIRGGLFLSALYWVIDAADNGGWLEGRLAEGTPKTIGVYLAQIVLALAFIAGSTAFVWAPPCVSLLQSAGAGGRPVVTIIGYGNAIGARYLLLPLNLLLGCFLLSKPMGGGALALMFWQILTLAELLDLNELKTNPIGPIMLAVLGNFYYFKTGHQAVLSSIQWDSAFIPLFSIRYPWTPIVVILNSFAGQIIAAASVPLLALWKVGPKQKGVLETATRGIGVFIIYYAVEALATMSWAGWLRRHLMLYRVFSPRFMLASTVLLVLDLVTILVTLTGLRSNTLSLGEVFGWAD